The genomic interval CCGGGCTCATCAGCGTGAGCGCCTTTTTGCTGCCGGGCGTATTGCCGATCAATTCCATGAAGGCCGCCTGACGGTCGGGGCGCGCGGCGAAGGCGAGAAATTTCATCGCGTTGGCCTTGTTCGGCGCGTTCTTCACCACGGCGAGATATTCGAAACCGTTGACCGTCTGTTCGAACGAAAAGTCGACCGATTGCCCCGAGGCCTTCGCGGGCTTCACACGCGACGCATAGGTGTAGCTGAAGTCGGTTTCGCCGGTTTGCAGCAGCGTGAGCGTTTGCGGCGTCTGGTCGATCCACTTCACCACGTTCGGCTTGATGCGCTCCAGCACGCGAAACGCGCGGTCCACGTCGAGCGGATAGAGGTGCTTCGGCGAGACGCCGTCGGCGAGTAACGCGGCTTCGAAGGTTTCGCTCGGCCGGTTGCGGAAGGTGCGGCGGCCCGGAAACGCCTTGACGTCGAAATACTCGCGGAAATTGCGCGGATGTTTGCCCGCCGGATACTTCGCCGGGTCCCACGCAATGCCGCCCACGAACACGTACCAGGGCAGCAGATTGTTCTTGATGTCGATGACGAGATCGCCGCGGTCGAACATCGCGAGATCGAGCGGTTCCCAGAAGCCCGCGTTC from Paraburkholderia acidisoli carries:
- a CDS encoding ABC transporter substrate-binding protein; amino-acid sequence: MSKLRKEGVSTGRRQFVSGVSSIAIAAAAAPAILTSKKAHAAGGQMTLVSWGGAYRQAVEESVVKPFMKETGVQVTIIDTPDLAKLKAQIQTNNVQWDVFDAPNALGVAGANAGFWEPLDLAMFDRGDLVIDIKNNLLPWYVFVGGIAWDPAKYPAGKHPRNFREYFDVKAFPGRRTFRNRPSETFEAALLADGVSPKHLYPLDVDRAFRVLERIKPNVVKWIDQTPQTLTLLQTGETDFSYTYASRVKPAKASGQSVDFSFEQTVNGFEYLAVVKNAPNKANAMKFLAFAARPDRQAAFMELIGNTPGSKKALTLMSPESRKWIPDLQSENSVLMDDSWWAKNFDEVTRRFKEWTMS